From one Pirellulales bacterium genomic stretch:
- a CDS encoding YdjY domain-containing protein: MRNRIRLALALLTACLLATATSLSWAYPPAPAPVPAPDAKGDASGDTKSDPNIVYLSPDHDLWIDKKQHEVVMKGKIAVREGNLEMFACPEGTKEHESIVAVATKARPVHAALLALGAKVGHPSHYDSKTQKFTPASGSEIEVFVRWTDDKGKHEARGQDWVRNIKTQKPLEYPWVFGGSILEVEDNGEKYYQADYGDFICVSNFPTAMMDLPIDSPKAWADHLFEPFTDRIPPRGTAVELVLKPKLDKPKTNPGETPK, from the coding sequence ATGAGGAACCGTATTCGATTGGCATTGGCTCTTTTGACGGCGTGCCTCTTGGCCACCGCAACGAGTCTCAGTTGGGCCTATCCGCCCGCCCCCGCCCCTGTCCCGGCACCCGACGCCAAAGGCGACGCGAGCGGCGACACCAAGAGCGATCCAAACATCGTCTATCTTTCACCCGACCACGATCTGTGGATCGACAAGAAGCAGCACGAAGTGGTGATGAAGGGCAAGATCGCGGTGCGCGAAGGGAACCTGGAAATGTTTGCTTGCCCGGAAGGCACCAAAGAACATGAATCGATCGTGGCCGTGGCCACCAAGGCCCGCCCGGTTCACGCGGCCCTGTTGGCCCTCGGAGCGAAGGTCGGCCATCCTTCGCATTACGACAGCAAAACGCAAAAATTTACCCCGGCGTCGGGAAGCGAAATCGAGGTGTTCGTCCGCTGGACCGACGACAAAGGCAAACACGAAGCCCGTGGCCAGGATTGGGTGCGCAATATCAAGACCCAAAAACCGCTTGAGTATCCGTGGGTGTTCGGCGGAAGCATTTTAGAAGTGGAAGACAACGGCGAGAAATACTATCAGGCCGACTACGGCGATTTCATCTGCGTGTCGAACTTTCCCACCGCGATGATGGACTTGCCGATCGACAGCCCGAAAGCGTGGGCCGACCATCTGTTCGAACCATTCACCGATCGGATTCCGCCCCGCGGCACCGCCGTCGAATTGGTGCTGAAGCCGAAACTCGACAAACCGAAAACGAATCCCGGCGAAACGCCGAAATGA